The following coding sequences are from one Bradyrhizobium sp. 200 window:
- the secE gene encoding preprotein translocase subunit SecE — translation MAFSPFKFLQEVRSETAKVTWPTRRETTITTIMVFVMVALASIFFFMSDLVIRYVVTFLLGVH, via the coding sequence ATGGCTTTCAGCCCGTTCAAATTCCTGCAGGAAGTGCGCTCGGAGACCGCCAAGGTCACCTGGCCGACGCGCCGCGAGACGACGATCACCACGATCATGGTGTTCGTGATGGTTGCATTGGCTTCGATCTTCTTTTTCATGTCGGATCTGGTCATCCGCTACGTTGTCACTTTCCTGCTGGGCGTCCACTGA
- a CDS encoding phosphotransferase family protein: protein MADGVRKDEEFSGTKEVEERHRINEASLDGWMREHVEGYQGPLTVLQFKGGQSNPTYKLETPARSYVMRRKPFGKLLPSAHAVDREFRVIAALGTQGFPVARAYALCTDDAVIGAAFYIMSMEEGRVFWDPTLPSQTPDARRKIFTSKIETLANLHTFNPEAIGLGDFGKPGNYFARQIDRWTKQYRASETQHIPEFEKVAEWLPRTVPEQKRVSIVHGDYRLDNMIFHATEPRVQAVLDWELSTLGDPMADFTYLLMQWTMPGLANADIKALNIPSVEEAAQTYCAVTGMEVPDLNWYFAYNMFRLAGITQGIAGRIRDGTAANAKALESAARTVPLSKSSWEYAQKAGAT from the coding sequence GTGGCGGACGGCGTCAGGAAAGACGAAGAGTTCTCGGGCACCAAGGAAGTCGAGGAGCGCCATCGCATCAACGAGGCGAGTCTTGATGGTTGGATGCGCGAGCATGTCGAGGGCTATCAGGGGCCGCTGACCGTCCTGCAGTTCAAGGGCGGCCAGTCCAACCCGACCTACAAGCTCGAAACACCGGCACGATCCTACGTGATGCGCCGAAAACCGTTCGGCAAATTGCTGCCGTCGGCGCATGCGGTCGATCGCGAGTTCCGCGTCATCGCAGCCCTTGGCACACAGGGCTTTCCGGTCGCCAGGGCCTATGCGCTGTGCACCGACGATGCCGTAATCGGCGCCGCCTTCTACATCATGTCGATGGAGGAGGGCCGGGTGTTCTGGGATCCGACGCTGCCGAGCCAGACGCCGGACGCGCGGCGCAAGATCTTCACCAGCAAGATCGAGACGCTGGCCAACCTCCACACCTTCAATCCGGAAGCGATTGGCCTCGGCGATTTCGGCAAGCCCGGCAATTATTTCGCGCGCCAGATCGATCGCTGGACCAAACAGTACCGCGCCTCCGAGACGCAGCACATTCCGGAATTCGAGAAGGTGGCCGAATGGCTGCCGCGAACCGTACCTGAACAGAAGCGCGTCTCGATCGTCCACGGCGACTACCGCCTCGACAACATGATTTTCCATGCGACGGAACCGCGCGTGCAGGCGGTGCTGGACTGGGAATTGTCGACGCTCGGCGATCCGATGGCCGACTTCACCTATCTGCTGATGCAGTGGACCATGCCGGGTCTCGCCAATGCCGATATCAAGGCGCTGAACATTCCGAGCGTGGAAGAGGCGGCGCAGACCTATTGCGCCGTTACCGGCATGGAGGTGCCTGACCTCAACTGGTACTTCGCCTACAACATGTTCCGCCTTGCGGGCATCACGCAGGGTATCGCCGGACGCATCCGCGACGGCACCGCGGCGAACGCCAAGGCGCTGGAGTCGGCGGCGCGCACCGTGCCGCTGTCGAAGTCTTCCTGGGAATACGCTCAGAAGGCCGGCGCGACCTAA
- the rplK gene encoding 50S ribosomal protein L11, translated as MAKKVTGYLKLQVPAGAANPSPPIGPALGQRGLNIMEFCKAFNAQTQKEEKNTPIPVIITIYADRSFTFEMKTPPMSHFLKQAAKIQSGSKAPGRDKAGQVTRAQVREIAEKKMKDLNCDSIESAMKMVEGSARSMGLEVAG; from the coding sequence ATGGCAAAGAAAGTGACCGGATACCTGAAGCTTCAGGTCCCGGCCGGTGCGGCGAATCCTTCGCCCCCGATCGGTCCCGCGCTTGGTCAGCGCGGTCTCAACATCATGGAATTCTGCAAGGCGTTCAACGCGCAGACGCAGAAGGAAGAAAAGAACACCCCGATCCCGGTGATCATCACCATCTATGCGGACCGTTCCTTCACCTTCGAGATGAAGACGCCGCCGATGTCCCACTTCCTCAAGCAGGCCGCCAAGATCCAGTCCGGTTCGAAAGCCCCGGGCCGCGACAAGGCCGGCCAGGTGACACGCGCGCAGGTGCGCGAGATCGCCGAGAAGAAGATGAAGGATCTCAATTGCGATTCCATCGAGTCGGCCATGAAGATGGTCGAGGGCTCCGCCCGTTCGATGGGTCTGGAAGTTGCGGGGTAA
- a CDS encoding SDR family oxidoreductase — MTLFDMSGKVAVITGSTRGIGRAIAERMAEHGAKVVISSRKQDVCDQVTKEVNEKFGKGTAVAIAANISSKENLQNLVDESNRVFGKIDVLVCNAASNPYYGPLGGISDDQFRKILDNNIVANNWLINMVVPQMIERKDGSIVIVSSIGGLKGSTVLGAYAISKAADMQLARNLACEYGKHNIRVNCIAPGLIKTDFAKALWDNPETLKASTARSPLLRIGVPDEIAGAAVLMGSKAGDFMTGQTIVIDGGATIS, encoded by the coding sequence ATGACCCTGTTCGATATGTCGGGAAAAGTCGCCGTCATCACCGGCTCCACCCGCGGCATCGGCCGCGCCATCGCCGAGCGCATGGCCGAGCACGGCGCCAAGGTCGTGATCTCCTCGCGCAAGCAGGACGTCTGCGACCAGGTCACCAAGGAGGTCAACGAAAAGTTCGGCAAGGGAACGGCGGTTGCGATCGCCGCGAACATTTCCAGCAAGGAAAACCTGCAGAACCTCGTCGACGAGTCCAACCGCGTCTTCGGCAAGATCGACGTGCTGGTCTGCAACGCCGCGTCCAATCCCTATTACGGTCCGCTCGGCGGCATTTCCGATGACCAGTTCCGAAAAATCCTCGACAATAACATCGTCGCCAACAACTGGCTGATCAACATGGTGGTGCCGCAGATGATCGAGCGCAAGGACGGCTCGATCGTGATCGTGTCCTCGATCGGCGGCCTGAAGGGGTCGACCGTGCTCGGCGCCTACGCGATCTCGAAGGCGGCCGACATGCAGCTCGCGCGCAATCTCGCCTGCGAATACGGCAAGCACAACATCCGCGTGAATTGCATCGCGCCCGGCCTGATCAAGACCGACTTTGCGAAGGCGCTGTGGGATAATCCGGAGACGCTAAAGGCGTCCACCGCGCGCTCGCCGCTGCTCCGCATCGGCGTGCCCGACGAGATCGCGGGCGCTGCGGTGCTAATGGGATCGAAGGCCGGCGACTTCATGACCGGCCAGACCATCGTGATCGACGGCGGCGCGACGATCAGTTGA
- a CDS encoding acyl-CoA dehydrogenase family protein: MNFDMSEKQKEWLNRVRAFMATHVRPAVPIYEKQDAEGPRWKVIPILEELKKKAKAEGLWNMFMPPNSHEDDEFRGAGLTNLEYALLSEEMGHISWASEVFNCSAPDTGNMEVFIRYGTKEQKRKWLRPLMDGEIRSAFLMTEPAVASSDATNIETRIEKDGDHYVINGRKWWSSGVGDPRCKIAILMGKTDPNAAKHQQQSQILVPLDTPGIKVEKMLPVFGFDDAPHGHAQVLLENVRVPKENILLGEGRGFEIAQGRLGPGRIHHCMRTIGKAEEALEKMVKRLASRTAFGKKIIEHSVWEQRIGEARADIEMNRLLCLKAADMMDKVGNKTAQAEIAMIKVTAPNMALRIIDNAIQAYGGGGVSDDAGLARDYAHIRTLRLADGPDEVHNRAIARLELRKYANATH; encoded by the coding sequence ATGAACTTCGATATGTCAGAAAAGCAGAAGGAATGGCTGAACCGCGTGCGCGCATTCATGGCCACCCATGTCCGTCCCGCGGTGCCGATCTACGAGAAGCAGGATGCGGAGGGCCCGCGCTGGAAGGTGATCCCGATCCTCGAGGAGCTGAAGAAGAAGGCGAAGGCCGAAGGCCTCTGGAACATGTTCATGCCGCCGAATTCGCATGAGGATGATGAATTCCGCGGCGCGGGATTGACCAACCTCGAATATGCGCTGCTGTCGGAAGAGATGGGCCACATCTCCTGGGCATCGGAGGTGTTCAACTGCTCCGCCCCCGATACCGGCAACATGGAAGTGTTCATCCGCTACGGCACCAAGGAGCAAAAGCGGAAGTGGCTGCGGCCGCTGATGGATGGAGAGATCCGCTCCGCCTTCCTGATGACCGAGCCCGCGGTGGCTTCGTCGGACGCGACCAACATCGAGACGCGCATCGAGAAGGATGGCGATCACTACGTCATCAACGGCCGCAAATGGTGGTCGTCGGGCGTCGGCGATCCCCGCTGCAAGATCGCGATCCTGATGGGCAAGACCGATCCGAACGCGGCGAAGCACCAGCAGCAGTCGCAGATCCTGGTGCCGCTCGACACGCCCGGCATCAAGGTCGAGAAGATGCTGCCGGTGTTCGGCTTTGACGATGCCCCGCACGGTCACGCCCAGGTGCTCTTGGAAAACGTTCGCGTGCCAAAGGAAAACATTCTGCTCGGCGAAGGCCGCGGATTCGAGATCGCACAGGGCCGCCTCGGCCCCGGCCGTATCCATCACTGCATGCGCACCATCGGCAAGGCCGAAGAGGCGCTGGAGAAGATGGTGAAGCGACTGGCCTCGCGCACCGCGTTCGGCAAGAAGATCATCGAGCACTCGGTGTGGGAACAGCGCATCGGCGAAGCGCGTGCCGATATCGAGATGAATCGCTTGCTGTGCCTCAAGGCCGCCGACATGATGGACAAGGTCGGCAACAAGACGGCGCAGGCCGAGATCGCGATGATCAAGGTCACGGCCCCCAACATGGCGCTGAGGATCATCGACAACGCCATCCAGGCTTACGGCGGCGGCGGCGTCTCCGACGATGCCGGCCTGGCGCGGGATTATGCCCATATCCGTACGCTTCGTCTGGCTGACGGTCCGGACGAGGTGCATAATCGCGCCATTGCCAGACTTGAACTTCGGAAGTATGCAAACGCTACGCACTAA
- a CDS encoding 2-hydroxyacid dehydrogenase, translating to MPEKVLIYSRFPKAQMERFGERFELLNAAGKPPNEVFSAGQLAGIRAMITAGGTPLGAAAMDLLPKLGAIVCYGTGYDGVDLEAAAKRKIAVGHSPGANAASVADIAVTLMLAATRRLLAADDYVRGGSWAAAKPSPMMRPQAGMLGRKIGVYGMGEIGRKIAARVTAFETEVGYFSRSKHDVPYQYFSSLDALAEWCSVLMIAVRAGADTNHAVDANILRKLGKDGYVVNISRGSVIDQPALVAALTDQSIAGAGLDVYAKEPHAPDTLTALPNVVLSPHIGGHTLESHVAMQNCVIANLDAFFAGKPLPYGVKLG from the coding sequence ATGCCCGAAAAGGTCCTGATCTATTCGCGCTTCCCAAAAGCCCAGATGGAGCGTTTCGGCGAGCGTTTTGAACTCCTGAACGCCGCCGGCAAGCCGCCAAATGAAGTGTTCTCCGCAGGGCAGCTCGCAGGCATTCGCGCGATGATCACCGCAGGCGGCACGCCGCTCGGCGCTGCCGCCATGGATCTTCTGCCGAAGCTCGGCGCCATAGTCTGCTACGGCACCGGCTATGATGGCGTCGATCTCGAAGCCGCCGCAAAGCGTAAGATTGCGGTCGGTCACAGCCCCGGTGCGAACGCAGCCTCCGTCGCCGATATCGCGGTTACCCTGATGCTGGCGGCCACGCGGCGATTGCTCGCAGCCGATGACTATGTGCGCGGTGGAAGCTGGGCTGCCGCGAAACCTTCGCCGATGATGCGCCCGCAAGCCGGCATGCTCGGCCGCAAGATCGGCGTCTACGGCATGGGAGAAATCGGCCGCAAGATTGCTGCGCGGGTTACCGCCTTCGAGACCGAGGTCGGCTACTTCAGCCGCAGCAAACATGACGTGCCGTATCAATACTTCTCGAGCCTCGATGCCCTTGCCGAATGGTGCAGCGTCCTGATGATTGCGGTGCGCGCGGGGGCGGATACAAATCACGCCGTCGATGCCAACATCCTGCGCAAGCTTGGCAAGGACGGCTACGTCGTCAATATTTCGCGCGGCTCGGTCATCGATCAGCCGGCGCTGGTTGCGGCGCTGACCGATCAGAGCATCGCCGGCGCGGGTCTCGATGTGTATGCGAAGGAGCCGCACGCGCCTGATACGCTGACGGCGCTGCCCAACGTCGTGCTCTCGCCGCACATCGGCGGCCATACGCTGGAGTCCCATGTGGCGATGCAGAACTGCGTGATCGCCAATCTCGACGCGTTCTTCGCCGGCAAACCGCTGCCGTATGGGGTGAAACTCGGCTGA
- a CDS encoding histidine phosphatase family protein — MSNPDKANVIVTRWWWVRHAPVRGDGGNIYGQADIECDTGDIEVFEAVAKMLPRNAVWYASNLKRTHQTAEAIWAAGFPKPANMIKDAAFAELHLGEWQGMNRAAFLASRPPGNNWFADVNEPAPGGESFMDLYTRVCRAIVRINVAEAGKDVIAVAHGGVIRAAVGLALGGQPDRGLSFDIDNVSVTRLDHVAAPNLSTWRLPMVNQQPWIADPRHAAMHQPAGPEVRPTTKLA, encoded by the coding sequence ATGTCCAATCCAGACAAGGCAAACGTGATCGTCACGCGGTGGTGGTGGGTGCGTCATGCGCCGGTGCGCGGTGACGGCGGCAACATCTACGGCCAGGCGGACATTGAGTGCGATACCGGCGACATCGAGGTGTTCGAGGCGGTCGCCAAGATGCTGCCGCGCAATGCGGTCTGGTATGCAAGCAATCTGAAGCGCACGCATCAGACGGCGGAAGCGATCTGGGCCGCCGGCTTTCCGAAGCCCGCGAATATGATCAAGGATGCGGCATTCGCCGAACTGCATCTCGGCGAGTGGCAGGGCATGAACCGCGCCGCGTTTCTCGCGAGCCGTCCCCCCGGCAATAACTGGTTTGCCGACGTCAATGAGCCTGCACCCGGTGGCGAGAGTTTTATGGACCTTTACACCCGCGTCTGCCGCGCGATCGTGCGGATCAACGTTGCAGAGGCGGGCAAGGACGTGATCGCGGTCGCCCATGGCGGCGTGATCAGGGCCGCGGTCGGTCTCGCGCTCGGCGGCCAGCCGGACCGTGGCCTTTCCTTCGATATCGATAATGTCTCGGTGACGCGGCTCGATCATGTAGCGGCGCCGAACCTTTCCACCTGGCGGCTGCCGATGGTGAACCAGCAGCCCTGGATTGCCGACCCGCGCCACGCCGCGATGCATCAGCCGGCCGGGCCGGAGGTCAGGCCGACGACCAAGCTCGCGTGA
- the rplA gene encoding 50S ribosomal protein L1, with translation MAIGKRLKKVREGIDREKLYPLADAIKMVKERATSKFDETIEIAINLGVDPRHADQMVRGVVNLPNGTGRTLRVGVFARGAKAEEAKAAGADVVGAEDLVEKVQGGNIDFDRCIATPDMMPLVGRLGKVLGPRGMMPNPKIGTVTMDVASAVKGAKGGSVEFRVEKAGIVQAGVGKASFSEEKLVQNVKALADAVSKAKPAGAKGTYIQRVAVSSTMGPGVKVEPGTLLG, from the coding sequence ATGGCAATCGGAAAACGTTTGAAGAAGGTCCGCGAGGGCATTGACCGCGAGAAGCTCTATCCGCTCGCGGATGCCATCAAGATGGTCAAGGAACGCGCCACGTCGAAGTTCGACGAGACGATCGAGATCGCGATCAATCTCGGCGTCGATCCGCGTCACGCCGACCAGATGGTTCGCGGCGTCGTCAACCTGCCGAATGGCACCGGCCGCACCTTGCGCGTCGGCGTGTTCGCCCGCGGCGCCAAGGCGGAAGAAGCCAAGGCGGCGGGCGCTGACGTCGTCGGCGCCGAAGACCTGGTCGAGAAGGTGCAGGGCGGCAACATCGATTTCGATCGCTGTATCGCCACTCCCGACATGATGCCGCTGGTCGGCCGGCTCGGTAAGGTGCTCGGCCCGCGCGGCATGATGCCGAACCCGAAGATCGGCACCGTGACGATGGACGTCGCCTCCGCCGTGAAGGGCGCCAAGGGCGGCTCGGTCGAATTCCGCGTCGAGAAGGCCGGCATCGTGCAGGCCGGCGTCGGCAAGGCGTCGTTCTCCGAGGAAAAGCTCGTGCAGAACGTGAAGGCGCTTGCCGATGCGGTGTCGAAGGCAAAGCCCGCCGGCGCCAAGGGCACCTACATCCAGCGCGTGGCGGTTTCCTCCACCATGGGCCCGGGCGTCAAGGTCGAACCGGGCACGCTGCTCGGCTAG
- a CDS encoding NIPSNAP family protein, translating to MIQQLRIYEIFEKNKAAFHARFRDHAARIMQTRYGFKIVAMWETKFGDRTEFAYLLEWPDEAAKTAAWSAFMADAEWSDIKRVTHAEHGLMVGQIEDRLLAPTDYSPARGRSLLAAAA from the coding sequence ATGATTCAGCAACTGCGCATCTACGAAATATTCGAAAAGAACAAGGCCGCGTTCCACGCCCGCTTTCGCGATCACGCCGCGCGCATCATGCAGACCAGATATGGTTTTAAGATCGTCGCGATGTGGGAAACGAAATTCGGCGACAGGACCGAATTTGCCTATCTGCTGGAATGGCCGGACGAGGCGGCCAAGACCGCCGCATGGTCAGCTTTCATGGCCGATGCCGAGTGGTCCGACATCAAGCGCGTGACGCATGCGGAGCACGGCTTGATGGTCGGCCAGATCGAGGACCGTTTGCTGGCGCCGACGGATTATTCGCCGGCCAGAGGCAGGAGCCTTCTTGCGGCAGCAGCGTAG
- the nusG gene encoding transcription termination/antitermination protein NusG, protein MDKRWYIVHAYSNFEKKVSESIREQAKQRGLEDLFEQVLVPTEKVTEVRRGRKIDAERKFFPGYVLVKMKLTDEAFHLIKNTPKVTGFLGAENKPMPISESEAMRILHQVQEGVERPKASVSFEIGENVRVADGPFASFSGVVEEIDEARSRVKVAVSIFGRATPVELEFGQVEKV, encoded by the coding sequence ATGGACAAGCGCTGGTATATCGTTCACGCCTATTCGAATTTCGAGAAGAAGGTCTCGGAATCGATCCGGGAACAGGCGAAGCAGCGCGGTCTCGAGGATCTGTTCGAGCAGGTGCTGGTGCCGACCGAAAAGGTCACCGAGGTGCGCCGCGGCCGCAAGATCGACGCCGAGCGCAAGTTCTTCCCGGGCTATGTGCTGGTGAAGATGAAGCTGACCGACGAGGCGTTCCATCTCATCAAGAACACGCCCAAGGTGACCGGCTTCCTCGGCGCCGAAAACAAGCCGATGCCGATCTCCGAATCCGAGGCGATGCGGATCCTGCACCAGGTGCAGGAAGGCGTCGAACGCCCGAAGGCGTCGGTGTCGTTCGAAATCGGCGAGAACGTGCGCGTGGCCGATGGTCCGTTCGCGTCGTTCTCCGGCGTGGTTGAAGAAATTGACGAGGCGCGTTCGCGCGTGAAGGTCGCGGTGTCGATCTTCGGCCGCGCCACGCCCGTCGAACTGGAATTCGGTCAGGTCGAGAAGGTCTGA
- a CDS encoding serine hydrolase domain-containing protein, producing the protein MNAQTAARPASAPQTPSLPDGKPETIGLSSARLQLMSDAFKREVDKGTLPGATVMVARRGQIGWFDAIGRQSPSAATPMAHDSIFRIFSMTKPIVSVGIMMLVEDGHFVLGDPVAKFIPEFAEQKVGVENDGKLDLVPVKRQMTVQDLLRHTSGLTYDHTGNGLVQQLYQQSRLRSRKITNAEHATMIAGMPLMCQPGAEWNYSRSTDVLGRIIEVVSGKSLGAFLTERILAPLQMAETAFHTSEGNAGRLAEPFATDPWNGDKVQLFNMLEKPAMESGGGGLVSTTMDYARFCQMLLNGGALDGNRIIGRKTLELMASDHLTAGVKVDSPLMPPGHGFGLGFAVRTHRGIAPFPGSLGQFFWSGMAGTFFFIDPAENLFAVFMMQGPGQREYIRNMLRDLVYAAVE; encoded by the coding sequence ATGAACGCGCAGACCGCCGCCCGGCCAGCATCCGCCCCCCAGACCCCTTCTCTCCCCGACGGCAAGCCGGAAACCATCGGCCTCTCGAGCGCCCGCCTGCAGCTTATGTCGGACGCCTTCAAGCGCGAGGTCGACAAGGGAACCCTCCCCGGCGCGACCGTGATGGTGGCGCGGCGCGGCCAGATCGGCTGGTTCGATGCGATCGGCCGCCAAAGCCCGTCAGCGGCGACGCCGATGGCGCATGACAGCATCTTCCGCATTTTCTCAATGACCAAGCCGATCGTCTCGGTCGGCATCATGATGCTGGTCGAGGATGGCCACTTCGTCCTGGGCGATCCCGTGGCCAAATTCATTCCGGAGTTTGCCGAGCAGAAGGTCGGCGTCGAGAACGACGGCAAGCTCGACCTCGTGCCGGTCAAGCGGCAGATGACCGTCCAGGACCTGCTGCGGCATACGTCCGGCCTGACCTACGACCACACCGGCAACGGCCTCGTCCAGCAACTCTACCAGCAGTCACGGCTGCGCAGCCGCAAGATCACCAACGCCGAACACGCGACCATGATCGCCGGCATGCCGCTGATGTGCCAGCCGGGCGCGGAATGGAACTATAGCCGCTCGACCGACGTGCTCGGCCGCATTATCGAAGTCGTCTCCGGCAAGTCGCTCGGCGCTTTCCTGACCGAACGCATCCTGGCGCCGCTACAGATGGCCGAGACCGCGTTCCATACCTCGGAAGGGAATGCCGGCCGCCTCGCCGAGCCGTTCGCCACCGATCCCTGGAATGGCGACAAGGTGCAGCTCTTCAACATGCTGGAGAAGCCTGCGATGGAGTCCGGCGGCGGCGGGCTGGTCTCCACCACCATGGACTATGCGCGCTTCTGCCAGATGCTGCTCAACGGCGGCGCGCTCGATGGCAACAGGATCATCGGCCGCAAGACGCTGGAGCTGATGGCCTCGGATCACCTCACCGCTGGCGTGAAGGTCGACTCGCCGCTGATGCCGCCCGGTCACGGTTTTGGCCTCGGCTTCGCCGTCCGCACCCACCGGGGCATCGCGCCGTTCCCGGGCTCGCTCGGCCAGTTCTTCTGGAGCGGCATGGCCGGCACGTTCTTCTTCATCGATCCCGCCGAGAACCTGTTCGCGGTGTTCATGATGCAGGGCCCCGGCCAGCGCGAATATATCCGCAACATGCTGCGGGACCTGGTGTACGCGGCGGTGGAGTGA
- a CDS encoding DMT family transporter: MALSPNIRGSLLMAVSMAAFTTNDSITKAVSSEMNFGQVILVRGLFAIVLVAAFAWHQGALRPLRTLMVKPVALRVFGEIGGTISFMAALAHLPLANTSAIFQALPLAITLGAAVIFREPVGWRRWSAIAAGFIGVLIIVRPGLAGFSQYSLFALVSVAFCALRDLATRRIPAKIPSLFITLLTTVTVTTAGGAILVPLGGWTPPSTGALGLQALAAVLLLIGYQCIITALRSGDISAVAPFRYSALLWAMLLGYLVFGDVPDAMMVTGAAIIVLSGLYAFYRERIRHRALAAESSGLPPDGL; encoded by the coding sequence TTGGCCCTCTCTCCGAACATTCGCGGCAGCTTGCTCATGGCGGTATCCATGGCGGCGTTCACCACGAACGACTCCATCACCAAGGCGGTGTCGTCCGAGATGAACTTCGGCCAGGTGATACTTGTGCGCGGGCTGTTCGCAATCGTGCTGGTCGCGGCGTTCGCCTGGCATCAGGGCGCGCTGCGGCCGCTGCGCACGCTGATGGTGAAGCCGGTAGCGCTTCGGGTGTTTGGCGAGATCGGCGGCACGATCTCGTTCATGGCGGCGCTCGCGCATCTGCCGCTCGCCAATACCTCGGCGATCTTCCAGGCGCTGCCGCTGGCGATCACGCTTGGTGCCGCGGTGATCTTCCGCGAGCCGGTCGGCTGGCGGCGCTGGTCGGCGATCGCGGCAGGCTTCATCGGCGTGCTCATCATCGTGCGGCCGGGGCTTGCGGGCTTCAGCCAGTATTCCCTGTTCGCGTTGGTGTCGGTCGCCTTCTGCGCGCTGCGCGATCTCGCCACCCGGCGGATACCCGCGAAGATCCCGTCGCTGTTCATCACCTTGCTGACCACGGTGACGGTGACGACGGCCGGAGGCGCCATCCTGGTTCCGCTCGGCGGCTGGACGCCGCCATCGACAGGCGCGCTCGGCCTGCAGGCGCTGGCCGCGGTGCTGCTGCTGATCGGCTATCAATGCATCATCACGGCGTTGCGCTCGGGCGACATCTCGGCGGTGGCGCCGTTTCGTTATTCCGCGCTGCTGTGGGCGATGCTGCTCGGCTACCTCGTGTTCGGCGACGTGCCCGACGCGATGATGGTGACGGGGGCCGCGATCATCGTGCTGTCCGGCCTCTACGCCTTCTACCGCGAGCGCATCCGCCACCGCGCGCTGGCGGCAGAATCATCCGGCCTGCCGCCCGACGGGTTGTGA
- a CDS encoding SDR family oxidoreductase, with translation MGRLEGKSVVITGAGSGIGRAASVLFSKEGAKLIIVDRTEGVKETAKLVSDAGGTVEAVMADAGSETDVKAFIDKAVAKYGRLDAIWANAGVSGGLVPLAEQTVEHWQEVLRVNLIGPFLAIKHSMPQMIKQKSGSIVCTASVAGLKAGASGHPYGASKAGVISLVQTTAYSLSGTGVRINAVCPGLIETGMTKPVFDRAKERGTSDKIGQLNPLKRAGQPHELAAMGLFLASDDASYVNGQAIPVDGGLTASMPYTGKPV, from the coding sequence ATGGGCCGCCTCGAAGGCAAATCCGTCGTCATTACAGGCGCTGGCAGCGGCATCGGGCGCGCCGCGTCGGTGCTGTTCTCCAAGGAAGGGGCAAAGCTCATCATCGTCGACCGCACCGAGGGCGTGAAGGAAACCGCCAAGCTCGTCAGCGATGCCGGCGGCACCGTCGAGGCGGTGATGGCGGATGCGGGTTCGGAAACCGACGTGAAGGCGTTCATCGACAAGGCGGTCGCGAAATATGGCAGGCTCGATGCGATCTGGGCCAATGCCGGCGTCAGCGGCGGGCTGGTGCCGCTGGCCGAGCAGACCGTCGAGCACTGGCAGGAAGTCTTGCGCGTCAATCTGATCGGGCCGTTTCTGGCGATCAAGCATTCGATGCCGCAGATGATCAAGCAGAAGTCCGGTTCGATTGTCTGCACCGCGTCCGTTGCGGGCCTGAAGGCCGGCGCCAGCGGTCACCCTTACGGCGCCAGCAAGGCCGGCGTCATCAGCCTGGTGCAGACCACCGCCTACTCGCTGTCCGGAACCGGCGTGCGCATCAACGCGGTGTGCCCGGGCCTGATCGAAACCGGCATGACCAAGCCGGTGTTCGACCGCGCCAAGGAGCGCGGCACCTCCGACAAGATCGGCCAGCTCAATCCCTTGAAGCGCGCCGGCCAGCCGCATGAACTCGCGGCGATGGGATTGTTCCTCGCCAGCGACGACGCCTCTTACGTCAACGGCCAGGCGATTCCGGTCGACGGCGGCCTCACGGCGTCGATGCCCTATACCGGCAAGCCGGTCTAG